From one Oncorhynchus keta strain PuntledgeMale-10-30-2019 chromosome 30, Oket_V2, whole genome shotgun sequence genomic stretch:
- the LOC118363257 gene encoding phospholipase A and acyltransferase 4-like yields MAPTLYDEKPEPGDLIEIFRCNFQHWTLYVGDGCVVHLAPPSEVPGASSNSLMSVLSDKAKVKKEKIWDVVGHDQWCINNQLDKDYQVRPICEILKDAQAYVDQELPFCVFKGNCEHFVTELRYGKAESRQVQQAVETVGMAAMVGFGVLAVAGIAAAIFGGGSKKKNKGGEYK; encoded by the exons ATGGCTCCAACATTG TACGATGAGAAGCCAGAGCCAGGGGACCTGATAGAGATATTCAGATGCAACTTCCAGCACTGGACTTTGTACGTTGGTGACGGTTGTGTCGTTCACCTGGCCCCACCCT CCGAGGTCCCTGGAGCCAGTTCCAACAGCCTGATGTCTGTGCTCAGTGACAAGGCTAAGGTGAAGAAGGAAAAGATCTGGGACGTGGTGGGGCATGATCAGTGGTGCATCAACAACCAGCTTGATAAGGATTACCAG gtcAGACCCATCTGTGAGATACTGAAGGACGCCCAGGCCTATGTGGACCAGGAGCTGCCCTTCTGTGTCTTCAAGGGGAACTGTGAGCACTTTGTCACAGAGCTGAGATATGGGAAGGCTGAGTCTCGACAG GTTCAGCAGGCTGTGGAAACAGTGGGAATGGCCGCAATGGTGGGCTTTGGAGTCCTTGCTGTTGCAGGTATCGCGGCAGCCATCTTTGGAGGTGGAAGCAAAAAGAAGAATAAAGGGGGAGAATATAAGTGA
- the LOC118363256 gene encoding integrator complex subunit 5-like isoform X1 codes for MCAVFDGTSLTVTMQTSLTHTPQNAFSPQELSQEIKSFISGVDQTQGRKLSVREHARCAVRLLRSVPACRGAVLEHLRGVYNEHVSAFLHNLETNGDGDGDSNLEDVITEVHGVLAEFIKLNPRAWAPLVSTWAVDLLGQLSSKHAGRRAAPHSSSLNELLQLWMSCAATRSLMEAYTQCLAAMIAWCPDQCVDALLDTSVQHSPHFDWVVAHIGSSFPGTIISRVLACGLKDFCSHGTADKCQGDKSSRVPKIGSVVGILGHLAARHSDSIRRELLRMFQESLSPPTIPPSSGSTSLEHSAQLRRATVPFLLQLAALSPSLLGAISTELVESLRPPVLLQLQAVLQGLPRDELDNMLGLAVHLIAQSPAGGARILRFLADTATPASVIISGPTSSPHEGVREACDLLLQMLLLHLHKLVYTRSEGDDGYYSRPHSPSSQAPRVVPFLEELQSHVGELCAEMLRLERKRHLWLHQLLCLLCLLSVYGGPSVATEALCQLLTLARNPDQLALAWQLHTPLSACLPGLIPAAVIRCVAQIHTHTLGPRQLCQLLLNLGSAMQSVQEEERRGPGGGMGGGGASPQSSMAVQVGAAVSGHLHDFCPLLLHGDPAVSHAAVRLLSRSPLPRAALPSHLLLVCRAAVTHFFLALRRRGETGKGRDEGQGGEAVNCSVLLLSRLVGYSPLTLKYVLQHLVEGALHKGNTDLFGGQSEDIGGDTPISPSLAPDRVGSLLDINCRFGTTVNFSGSVWSVFHAGVIGKGLKQRSATPHPDAASVIQNVQTLLAVTVQCCSAPSGNGGNGGGTRHQPSVPDEPPPINAEAAKMMAVTLVEYICPDVANGELSWPPEEHARTTVERDIHIRRCFEAHPVLFPLLHVVAAGRPALCYCSAVLRGLLATLLAHWEASRESLAMDSPWHLQASCMLVSCMGEGQLLPPVLGNVHEAFPYLTPFEVRLLLLAVWEYVRGNGPMPQKFVFSAEKGLFCRDFSRDGDVARYVAPIHSVLHKNIDRLGHLCWRFQL; via the exons ATGTGTGCGGTGTTTGACGGGACTTCCCTGACAGTCACCATGCAgacctctctcactcacacaccgcAGAATGCATTTAG CCCCCAGGAACTGTCCCAGGAGATAAAATCCTTCATCAGTGGCGTGGACCAGACCCAGGGTCGTAAACTCAGCGTCCGTGAGCATGCCCGCTGTGCCGTGCGTCTACTACGGTCTGTGCCTGCCTGTCGCGGGGCGGTCCTCGAGCACCTAAGGGGCGTGTACAACGAGCACGTCTCAGCCTTTCTTCACAATCTAGAAACAAACGGCGATGGCGACGGGGACTCCAACCTGGAGGATGTCATCACGGAGGTCCATGGCGTCCTGGCGGAGTTCATTAAGCTCAACCCCCGAGCCTGGGCTCCCCTTGTCTCAACCTGGGCTGTAGACCTGCTGGGGCAGCTGAGCTCCAAGCATGCTGGCCGCAGGGCAGCTCCCCACTCCTCCAGCCTAAACGAGCTGCTGCAGCTGTGGATGTCTTGTGCGGCTACACGCTCCCTCATGGAGGCCTATACCCAGTGCCTGGCAGCTATGATAGCCTGGTGTCCTGACCAATGTGTGGATGCTCTCCTGGACACCTCCGTGCAGCACTCCCCCCACTTCGACTGGGTGGTGGCTCACATCGGATCCTCCTTCCCGGGCACCATCATCAGCCGTGTCCTGGCCTGTGGCCTTAAAGACTTCTGTTCCCACGGGACGGCTGACAAGTGTCAGGGAGACAAGAGCAGCCGAGTGCCTAAGATCGGCTCTGTGGTGGGGATCCTAGGCCACCTGGCAGCGCGGCACTCTGACAGCATCCGGCGGGAGCTGCTGAGGATGTTCCAGGAGAGCCTCAGTCCCCCGACTATACCCCCCAGCTCTGGGTCCACCTCCTTGGAGCACTCAGCCCAGCTCCGCAGAGCTACAGTGCCCTTCCTTCTCCAGCTGGCGGCGCTGTCTCCTTCTCTTCTGGGCGCCATATCTACAGAGCTGGTGGAGTCTCTACGGCCTCCAGTCTTGCTCCAGCTCCAGGCTGTTCTACAGGGCCTTCCCAGGGACGAGCTTGACAACATGCTGGGGCTGGCTGTCCACCTCATCGCCCAGAGCCCTGCTGGAGGGGCACGCATCCTCCGCTTCCTAGCTGACACGGCCACCCCTGCCTCTGTCATCATCTCTGGCCCTACGTCTTCCCCTCACGAGGGGGTCCGGGAGGCCTGCGACCTCCTCCTCCAGATGCTCCTGCTGCACCTCCACAAGCTGGTCTACACCCGCTCAGAAGGGGATGACGGCTACTACAGCCGCCCCCACTCGCCCTCCTCCCAGGCGCCCCGTGTGGTCCCCTTCCTAGAGGAGCTGCAGTCCCACGTGGGAGAGCTCTGTGCTGAGATGCTGAGACTGGAGAGGAAGCGTCATCTCTGGCTGCACCAGCTGCTGTGTCTGCTGTGTCTGTTGTCTGTATACGGGGGCCCTAGCGTAGCCACGGAGGCCCTCTGTCAGCTGCTCACCCTGGCCCGGAACCCAGACCAGCTGGCCCTGGCCTGGCAGCTCCACACCCCACTGTCCGCCTGCCTGCCGGGCCTCATCCCTGCCGCAGTGATCCGCTGCGTGGCCCAGATCCATACACACACCCTGGGACCCAGGCAGCTCTGCCAGCTCCTTCTCAACCTGGGCTCTGCCATGCAGAGtgtacaggaggaggagaggaggggcccAGGAGGAGGCATGGGAGGAGGAGGTGCTAGTCCTCAGTCCTCCATGGCAGTGCAGGTTGGAGCAGCGGTCTCAGGGCACCTCCATGACTTCTGTCCTCTGCTCCTCCACGGTGACCCGGCCGTATCCCACGCTGCCGTGCGGCTCCTGTCCCGCAGCCCCCTCCCCCGTGCTGCCCTGCCTTCCCACCTGTTGCTTGTTTGTCGGGCTGCCGTCACACACTTCTTTCTGGCActgcggaggagaggagagacagggaaggggAGAGACGAAGGCCAGGGAGGAGAGGCGGTGAACTGTTCGGTGCTCCTCCTGTCCCGTCTGGTAGGTTACTCTCCTCTAACCCTCAAATATGTCCTGCAGCACCTGGTGGAGGGAGCTCTACATAAAGGAAACACTGACTTGTTCGGAGGGCAGAGTGAGGACATTGGAGGGGACACCCCCATCTCCCCGTCCCTGGCCCCTGACCGGGTGGGCTCCCTGCTGGACATCAACTGCAGGTTCGGCACCACGGTCAACTTCTCTGgcagtgtgtggtctgtgttcCATGCTGGGGTGATAGGGAAGGGTCTGAAGCAGCGCAGCGCTACGCCTCACCCCGACGCCGCCAGTGTCATACAGAATGTCCAAACTCTGCTGGCTGTCACCGTCCAGTGCTGCAGTGCACCATCCGGGAATGGCGGCAACGGTGGAGGCACCCGACACCAGCCCTCCGTTCCAGACGAGCCGCCGCCCATCAACGCTGAGGCGGCCAAAATGATGGCAGTGACGCTGGTGGAGTATATCTGCCCCGACGTAGCCAACGGGGAACTGTCATGGCCGCCAGAGGAACATGCACGCACAACTGTAGAGCGTGACATACACATCCGCCGCTGCTTCGAGGCCCACCCTGTCCTCTTCCCTTTACTCCATGTTGTGGCTGCCGGGCGTCCTGCTCTCTGTTACTGTTCTGCGGTGCTCCGGGGCCTGCTGGCCACTCTGCTGGCCCACTGGGAGGCTTCGAGGGAGTCTTTGGCGATGGACTCCCCGTGGCACCTCCAGGCCTCATGCATGCTGGTGTCCTGTATGGGTGAGGGCCAGCTGCTGCCCCCTGTGCTGGGCAACGTCCACGAGGCTTTCCCCTACCTGACGCCGTTCGAAGTGAGGCTTCTCCTCCTGGCTGTGTGGGAATATGTAAGGGGTAACGGCCCCATGCCACAGAAGTTTGTCTTCAGTGCCGAGAAGGGCCTGTTCTGCCGGGATTTCTCGCGGGACGGAGACGTAGCGAGATACGTAGCACCCATTCACAGTGTCCTTCATAAGAACATTGACCGCCTGGGGCATCTATGCTGGCGTTTCCAGCTCTGA